In one window of Ruminococcus albus AD2013 DNA:
- a CDS encoding sensor histidine kinase yields MNISLTIRYFTELAMVIPAAAMAVIPVYRCRKVNKPFLFGALAIVLGIFTVGGSILCSMLLIPTNKLLFPTMVAMFLLYNFCFELSIFQKLFSFGNSMFLCAFSTTYNTFLTAPLELGNKYNVYNLSSGLICLGVTVSVGLVFARTLFKKFPEMFENEDLDNVWKVLSIVLLTSSVLIIWTNPLSAENVMIGRLRRITLVIFLTIPIVTLFLYHILWWLSKKMTERADLQRSLDFFRMEENQYRKTRQYLQESSQLRHDFRQHILLINEYLKKGQTYKLNEYLAPLVEHISQRHKAICENQAVDAIASHYDEAAKSQEVSINWSIDLGEDLPVKESDMCAVMGNLVENAIRAASELDGDNRLVSVRIGLMNTKALVISIYNAYRGRIELDKNDLPITNKEGHGIGLRSVQNIVKRYKGSMVIETHNGIFNVSILMYRPE; encoded by the coding sequence ATGAATATCAGCCTGACCATCAGATATTTTACCGAGCTTGCAATGGTCATACCCGCCGCAGCTATGGCGGTGATACCTGTGTACCGCTGCCGCAAGGTAAACAAGCCATTCCTCTTCGGCGCACTTGCGATCGTTCTTGGCATATTCACTGTGGGTGGTTCGATACTGTGTTCGATGCTTCTAATTCCAACCAACAAGCTGTTGTTTCCGACGATGGTTGCGATGTTTCTGCTATATAATTTCTGCTTTGAACTATCTATTTTTCAAAAGCTTTTTTCCTTTGGAAATTCGATGTTCCTGTGTGCGTTTTCAACCACATACAACACATTCCTGACTGCGCCGCTGGAACTTGGAAACAAATATAACGTATACAACCTGTCTTCGGGGCTTATCTGTCTTGGTGTTACAGTTTCTGTCGGGCTAGTCTTTGCACGAACACTATTTAAGAAGTTCCCCGAAATGTTTGAGAACGAAGATCTCGATAATGTGTGGAAAGTTCTTTCTATCGTACTGCTTACTTCATCGGTTCTCATTATCTGGACAAATCCTCTCAGCGCCGAGAATGTCATGATAGGCAGATTGCGCAGGATAACTCTGGTGATATTTCTGACCATTCCGATTGTCACTTTGTTTCTGTACCATATATTATGGTGGCTTTCCAAAAAGATGACCGAGCGTGCTGATCTACAACGCAGCCTTGACTTTTTTCGTATGGAAGAAAACCAGTACCGAAAAACAAGGCAGTATTTGCAGGAATCCTCTCAGCTTCGTCACGATTTTCGCCAGCATATACTCCTTATAAATGAATATCTGAAAAAGGGTCAGACCTATAAACTGAATGAATACCTCGCCCCGCTGGTTGAACATATTTCCCAGCGGCATAAGGCGATATGCGAAAATCAGGCGGTCGATGCTATTGCAAGCCACTATGACGAAGCCGCAAAATCTCAGGAAGTTTCAATAAACTGGTCGATAGACTTAGGCGAAGACCTGCCCGTAAAAGAATCGGATATGTGCGCAGTCATGGGCAATCTGGTAGAAAATGCCATTCGTGCGGCATCAGAACTTGATGGCGATAACCGTCTTGTGAGTGTCCGCATCGGTCTGATGAATACGAAAGCGTTGGTAATATCGATATACAACGCCTATCGCGGCAGGATTGAACTGGACAAGAATGATTTGCCCATCACCAACAAAGAAGGTCATGGAATCGGTCTGCGTTCTGTTCAGAACATTGTGAAGCGTTATAAAGGGTCAATGGTCATTGAGACCCACAATGGGATTTTCAACGTAAGCATACTTATGTATCGTCCCGAATAA
- a CDS encoding LytR/AlgR family response regulator transcription factor, with translation MELNIAIVDDLEHDRIIIKNSVDRFFRDRHNCTIRSAEYSSAEDFLKTYRKGMFEIIFVDVCMGEMDGLTLAEQLRIADRELGIIFMSTTRDFVFQSFSSQPKGYLCKPFEYAAFAEVMNRTIRDLDAEDKLLKVSIPHKVLEIPLSEIVAVLSNNHSVDLKLITGEVKQSIMLFGELETALENEPNFLFCSRGVIINMDYASQVRGDQIIMQDEMIYPVRRRGRKDILAKFTKYAASRMRRRLDI, from the coding sequence ATGGAACTTAATATAGCGATCGTGGACGATTTGGAACACGACCGCATTATAATAAAGAATAGTGTTGATCGTTTCTTTCGTGACAGACACAACTGTACAATCAGGTCGGCGGAATATTCTTCTGCTGAGGATTTTCTTAAAACCTACCGCAAAGGAATGTTCGAGATAATCTTCGTCGATGTTTGCATGGGCGAAATGGACGGTCTTACCCTTGCAGAACAGCTTCGCATTGCTGACCGTGAACTGGGTATTATTTTTATGTCTACCACGCGGGACTTTGTTTTTCAATCCTTCTCTTCTCAGCCAAAAGGTTACCTCTGCAAACCATTTGAGTATGCTGCTTTTGCTGAGGTAATGAACAGGACTATCCGCGATCTTGATGCTGAGGACAAGCTGCTGAAAGTCAGCATTCCTCATAAGGTGTTGGAGATACCACTTTCTGAGATTGTCGCTGTGCTTTCAAACAACCATTCGGTGGATCTAAAACTTATCACGGGCGAAGTCAAACAGAGTATCATGCTTTTTGGCGAACTGGAAACTGCTTTGGAAAACGAGCCTAATTTTCTGTTTTGCAGCCGTGGTGTAATAATCAATATGGACTACGCATCACAGGTCAGGGGCGACCAGATCATCATGCAGGATGAAATGATATATCCTGTTCGCAGGCGCGGACGTAAGGATATTCTCGCAAAATTCACGAAATACGCCGCATCGCGTATGCGCAGGAGGCTTGATATATGA
- a CDS encoding fibronectin type III domain-containing protein, whose product MNERRSMKKVASGLMALTMAAGMLPANVGSFISLSASADEAELVAYVDEEVTADETTAEAVEEVVAVDYSALSEGDYVIEEGDVTVDSVVTVSGVVNLTLNAGATFTASQGIVIEDGAVLNVYGEGTLNATGAPNEGTNQFGHNAIKGTINVYGGTINATASDSAQGYGSTGWLNGNWGIPGVAAIDGDLTVYGGTINAKAGNAGDGGDGWYAGSGGQGGYALAGNITIYGGNFNLEGGKGGKGMKSSNHSGRYPDGVDGKDGAAFDPNSSVYVDGKAATVDKYHYVTWNWILEDDGTYTAVPKMISLDDGASEAVESEVNLTSVYSKGLTIYTATVFVNGNAFSDSIQVEAKEKLNPEVTYEKRHKSVTLNWEKVYGAEKYGVVGFINGEWRLLESGHGTSYNLKNLKPGQEYKVAVIAMFNGEWKRDYSKAITVTPRDEEYPTLSNIEYSRQFHQFKLEWNEVQDAEEYGVAVKIAGRWKILAYTNELSYTSPKLLVDSTYEMLICAKVDGKWDLDKIDDRSFVVTVQ is encoded by the coding sequence ATGAACGAAAGAAGAAGTATGAAAAAGGTTGCATCAGGTCTGATGGCACTTACAATGGCTGCAGGTATGCTCCCTGCTAACGTTGGCAGCTTTATAAGCCTGTCGGCAAGTGCTGATGAGGCAGAGCTGGTAGCTTACGTTGATGAGGAAGTTACCGCTGACGAAACTACCGCCGAAGCAGTTGAAGAAGTTGTTGCTGTTGATTACAGCGCACTCAGCGAAGGCGATTATGTTATCGAAGAAGGTGACGTTACCGTTGACAGCGTAGTTACTGTTTCTGGTGTAGTTAACCTTACACTGAACGCAGGTGCAACATTTACAGCTTCTCAGGGTATCGTTATTGAAGACGGTGCAGTACTGAACGTTTACGGCGAAGGCACACTCAACGCAACAGGTGCTCCCAATGAGGGTACCAACCAGTTTGGTCACAACGCTATCAAGGGTACTATAAACGTATACGGCGGCACTATCAACGCTACTGCAAGTGATTCTGCTCAGGGCTACGGCAGCACCGGTTGGCTGAATGGCAACTGGGGTATTCCCGGTGTAGCTGCTATCGACGGTGATCTCACTGTATACGGCGGTACTATCAACGCCAAAGCTGGTAACGCAGGCGACGGCGGAGATGGCTGGTATGCAGGCAGCGGCGGACAGGGCGGCTATGCACTGGCTGGTAACATCACCATTTACGGTGGCAACTTCAACCTCGAAGGCGGCAAGGGCGGCAAGGGCATGAAGAGCAGTAACCACTCCGGTCGTTATCCCGATGGTGTCGATGGTAAAGACGGTGCAGCATTCGATCCCAACTCTTCTGTATATGTTGATGGCAAGGCAGCAACTGTTGATAAGTACCACTATGTAACATGGAACTGGATTCTTGAAGATGACGGCACATACACCGCTGTTCCTAAGATGATCAGCCTGGACGACGGTGCTAGCGAAGCCGTTGAGAGCGAAGTTAACCTGACTTCTGTTTATTCCAAGGGTCTGACCATATATACTGCTACCGTTTTTGTTAACGGTAATGCATTCAGCGATTCCATTCAGGTTGAGGCAAAGGAAAAGCTCAACCCCGAGGTTACATACGAGAAGCGTCACAAGAGCGTAACTCTGAATTGGGAAAAGGTATACGGTGCTGAAAAGTACGGTGTAGTTGGCTTTATCAACGGCGAGTGGAGACTTCTGGAATCCGGTCACGGTACATCTTATAATCTCAAGAATCTGAAGCCCGGTCAGGAATACAAGGTAGCAGTAATTGCAATGTTCAACGGCGAGTGGAAGAGAGATTATTCCAAAGCTATCACTGTAACTCCCAGAGATGAAGAATATCCTACCCTCAGCAACATCGAATACAGCAGACAGTTCCATCAGTTCAAGCTGGAGTGGAATGAAGTTCAGGATGCAGAGGAGTATGGCGTAGCAGTTAAGATTGCTGGCAGATGGAAGATCCTTGCTTACACCAACGAGCTTTCATACACTTCACCTAAGCTGCTCGTTGACAGCACTTACGAGATGCTGATCTGCGCTAAGGTTGACGGTAAGTGGGATCTGGATAAGATCGATGACAGATCATTCGTTGTTACTGTACAGTAA
- a CDS encoding Crp/Fnr family transcriptional regulator: MDISVLHNSILFKGFDDTEISELMKALNAAEKKYKKGAMIFSSGEITDKLCFVTTGSVTIESNDMWGNRTILNLVGKGQFFAESYALLPDVPMLVDVCAAEDCTVVFLSMKSLADLNDTIRARLLANLLTITTRKNLHLSSRSFHTAPRQVRGRIMAYLNTVSVQKHSRKFDIPFDRQQLADYLNVERSVLSNELSKMQRDRLIRCRKNHFEII, translated from the coding sequence ATGGATATTTCAGTTTTGCATAATTCGATACTGTTCAAGGGCTTTGATGATACCGAAATATCGGAGCTTATGAAAGCCCTTAATGCAGCCGAAAAGAAATATAAGAAAGGTGCGATGATCTTTTCTTCGGGAGAAATCACCGATAAACTATGCTTTGTGACCACAGGCAGCGTTACTATTGAAAGCAATGATATGTGGGGAAACCGCACGATACTCAACCTTGTAGGTAAGGGACAGTTCTTTGCAGAAAGCTATGCACTCCTGCCCGATGTGCCTATGCTGGTCGATGTCTGCGCCGCTGAGGATTGCACTGTTGTTTTTCTGAGCATGAAGTCGCTCGCTGACCTCAACGATACGATAAGGGCGAGACTTCTTGCAAATCTTCTCACTATCACCACGAGAAAAAATCTGCACCTATCGAGCCGGAGCTTTCATACTGCTCCGAGACAGGTGCGTGGACGTATTATGGCATATCTTAATACCGTATCGGTTCAGAAGCATTCCCGTAAGTTTGATATACCCTTTGACCGTCAGCAGCTTGCGGACTACCTCAATGTTGAACGCTCGGTGCTTTCCAATGAACTCAGCAAGATGCAGCGTGACAGATTAATACGGTGCAGGAAGAACCATTTTGAGATCATATAA
- a CDS encoding ATP-binding protein, whose amino-acid sequence MIRKIIEIDEEKCNGCGLCAKACHEGAIAIVNGKAKLMRDDFCDGFGDCLPACPMDAIHFTEREAAAYDEKAVQANKQKKSACSGFTCPGSALQSFTPKEDDSDVRVPSCLRQFPIQIKLLPTNAPYFNGADLLIASDCTAYAYGNFHHDFIRGKITLIGCPKLDAVDYAEKLTEIFRNNEIKSITLTRMTVPCCGGMEYAIKRAIEASGKDIPLEVAVISPDGSIVEIRK is encoded by the coding sequence ATGATACGAAAAATAATTGAGATAGACGAAGAAAAATGCAACGGATGCGGTCTGTGTGCGAAAGCTTGCCATGAGGGGGCTATCGCTATCGTAAACGGCAAAGCGAAGCTCATGCGTGACGATTTCTGCGACGGGTTCGGGGACTGTCTCCCTGCCTGTCCTATGGACGCTATCCACTTCACCGAGCGTGAAGCGGCGGCTTATGACGAGAAGGCAGTGCAGGCAAACAAACAGAAGAAGTCCGCTTGCAGCGGTTTCACCTGTCCGGGTTCTGCTTTGCAGAGCTTTACGCCAAAAGAAGATGACAGCGATGTTCGTGTTCCGAGCTGTCTGCGACAGTTCCCGATACAGATAAAGCTCCTGCCTACAAATGCACCTTATTTCAACGGTGCAGATCTTCTTATCGCTTCTGATTGCACGGCTTACGCCTACGGAAACTTCCACCATGATTTTATCCGTGGGAAGATAACGCTCATCGGCTGTCCTAAGCTCGATGCCGTTGATTACGCTGAGAAGCTGACAGAGATATTCAGGAATAACGAAATAAAAAGCATCACTCTCACAAGAATGACCGTACCATGCTGCGGAGGTATGGAGTATGCGATAAAACGTGCGATAGAAGCAAGCGGTAAGGATATTCCGCTCGAAGTCGCAGTCATTTCGCCGGACGGCAGTATCGTTGAGATAAGAAAATAA
- the hcp gene encoding hydroxylamine reductase has protein sequence MEQKMFCYQCQETAGCKGCTACGVCGKQPEVAVMQDLLVYVTKGLSAVTTQLRAEGKTVDKTVNHLISVNLFITITNANFDLDSITAKVTETLSVKEELLGQVQNKESLSEAALWNGSDYAEKAKTVGVLATENEDIRSLRELITYGLKGLAAYTKHANALLNDDEELDSFLQSALAKTLDDSLSVDDLVALTLEVGKYGVQGMADLDAANTTAYGNPEITTVDIGVRKNPAILISGHDLKDLEMLLEQTKDTGVDVYTHSEMLPAHYYPFFKKYPHFAGNYGNAWWKQKEEFESFNGPVLMTTNCIVPPKDSYKDRLWTTGAAGYPGCKHIDAPYGEVKDFSPIIEQAKKCPPPTEIETGSIIGGFAHEQVFALADTVVEAVKSGAIRKFVVMAGCDGRAKSRSYYQEFAEKLPKDTVILTAGCAKYKYNKLDLGDIGGIPRVLDAGQCNDSYSLALIALKLKEAFGLDDVNDLPIVYNIAWYEQKAVIVLLALLYLGVKNIHLGPTLPAFLSPNVAKVLVDSFGIAGITTVDGDMRIFGL, from the coding sequence ATGGAACAGAAAATGTTTTGCTATCAGTGTCAGGAAACAGCGGGCTGTAAAGGTTGTACCGCTTGCGGTGTCTGCGGTAAACAACCCGAAGTCGCAGTAATGCAGGACTTGCTTGTGTACGTTACAAAGGGATTGTCTGCGGTGACAACTCAGCTCCGTGCAGAGGGAAAGACTGTCGATAAGACTGTTAATCATCTTATCAGCGTGAACCTGTTTATCACGATCACCAATGCAAATTTCGATCTCGACAGCATTACCGCTAAGGTTACTGAAACACTTTCAGTCAAAGAAGAATTGCTCGGACAGGTGCAGAATAAAGAATCACTTTCCGAAGCAGCTCTTTGGAACGGTTCGGACTATGCCGAGAAAGCAAAGACTGTCGGCGTACTTGCAACAGAGAATGAGGATATACGCTCTCTGCGTGAGCTGATAACCTACGGTCTGAAAGGACTTGCGGCATATACAAAACACGCAAACGCTCTGCTGAATGATGATGAGGAGCTTGATTCTTTCTTACAGTCGGCTCTTGCTAAAACACTTGATGACAGTCTGTCGGTCGATGACCTTGTGGCTCTCACGCTGGAAGTCGGCAAGTACGGCGTTCAGGGTATGGCTGACCTTGATGCTGCAAATACTACAGCATACGGCAATCCTGAGATCACGACAGTTGATATCGGTGTCCGCAAAAATCCTGCAATACTGATCTCAGGTCACGATCTGAAAGACCTTGAAATGCTCCTTGAGCAGACAAAGGATACGGGAGTTGATGTTTATACGCACTCGGAAATGCTACCTGCGCATTATTATCCGTTCTTCAAAAAGTATCCACATTTCGCAGGAAACTACGGCAATGCGTGGTGGAAGCAGAAAGAGGAATTTGAGAGCTTTAACGGTCCGGTGCTGATGACCACAAACTGCATCGTTCCGCCGAAGGACAGCTACAAGGACAGGCTTTGGACAACAGGTGCCGCAGGCTATCCGGGCTGTAAGCATATTGACGCACCCTACGGCGAAGTAAAGGATTTCTCGCCGATCATCGAACAGGCTAAGAAATGTCCTCCGCCTACCGAGATCGAAACCGGCTCTATTATCGGCGGCTTTGCCCATGAACAGGTATTTGCACTTGCCGATACAGTTGTAGAAGCTGTAAAATCGGGGGCTATCCGCAAATTCGTAGTCATGGCAGGCTGTGACGGCAGAGCGAAGTCCAGAAGCTACTATCAGGAATTTGCTGAGAAGCTGCCAAAAGATACAGTTATTCTCACCGCAGGCTGTGCGAAGTACAAGTATAACAAGCTCGACTTAGGCGACATCGGTGGTATTCCGAGAGTTCTCGATGCAGGACAGTGCAATGATTCTTATTCTTTGGCGCTTATCGCTCTGAAGCTGAAAGAGGCATTCGGGCTTGATGATGTAAATGATCTGCCTATTGTTTATAATATCGCTTGGTATGAGCAGAAAGCAGTCATCGTTCTCCTTGCTCTGCTGTATCTCGGAGTGAAGAATATTCACCTCGGACCGACACTGCCTGCGTTCCTGTCTCCGAATGTGGCAAAGGTTCTTGTAGACAGCTTCGGCATTGCAGGAATTACAACCGTTGACGGGGATATGAGGATTTTCGGCTTATGA
- a CDS encoding leucine-rich repeat domain-containing protein, with the protein MNKRIISGLAAVVLVLSGVGANVGNFVGLRTEITASADNLVYGDYTYSVLNDGTVRIMSYNGTDTELAIPDTIDGKSVTAIRNYAFSTNSTRKSLTSVIIPNSVTSIGDYAFSECKNLTRVTIGKSVKSIGKYAFWYCSLTSVTIPSSVTSISGEAFLGCSKLTTINVDNKNMSYASVNGVLYSKDISELICFPCGKASVSIPESVTSIGQSAFMGCEKLTSVTIPNSVKSIGRGAFWNCFFTNVTIGNGVKNIVDYTFYCCPNLTSVTIPNSVTSIGNSAFETCKSLTSVTIPDSVKSVGQSAFKNCPKLKSITIPASITSIGYEAFGFDISSNEIPGFRIYCYKGTAGERYAKGYGLVYKLLDDNPYVTSTPGSNCANLKWNAVQGAEKYAVYGLVRGKWQKFSETVDTLYTVKNLKAGTNYEVAVIAMFSGKWNTDFSKAITVFADESAASKYPKVTDIDYNEQYHQFKLSWDAVDGAEKYGVAVFIANKWKIVTQDIPANKTNFTSPKLKAGQTYKMVVCAKVNGKWDTDNISERAVIVKVI; encoded by the coding sequence ATGAATAAACGTATCATAAGCGGCTTGGCGGCTGTTGTACTTGTGCTGTCGGGCGTGGGCGCGAATGTCGGTAACTTTGTTGGGTTAAGAACAGAGATCACAGCAAGCGCAGATAATTTAGTTTATGGGGATTATACATATTCCGTGCTTAATGACGGAACGGTTAGGATCATGAGTTATAATGGTACGGATACGGAACTTGCAATTCCTGATACTATTGACGGGAAAAGTGTTACGGCTATCAGAAATTATGCATTTTCCACCAATTCCACTCGTAAAAGCCTTACAAGTGTGATCATTCCGAATAGTGTTACGAGCATTGGTGATTACGCATTTTCCGAATGTAAAAACCTTACAAGAGTCACCATTGGTAAAAGTGTGAAGAGCATTGGCAAGTACGCATTTTGGTATTGTTCTCTTACAAGCGTTACTATTCCGTCCAGTGTTACGAGCATTTCAGGGGAAGCATTTCTTGGCTGTTCAAAGCTTACAACGATCAATGTTGATAACAAAAATATGAGTTATGCTTCTGTAAACGGAGTTTTGTATAGCAAAGATATCAGTGAATTGATATGCTTTCCCTGTGGAAAAGCAAGTGTTAGCATTCCGGAGAGTGTTACGAGTATAGGTCAAAGCGCTTTTATGGGTTGTGAAAAACTTACAAGCGTGACTATCCCTAACAGTGTCAAGAGCATTGGCAGGGGCGCATTTTGGAATTGTTTCTTTACAAATGTGACCATTGGGAACGGTGTTAAGAACATTGTAGATTACACATTTTACTGTTGTCCAAACCTTACAAGCGTGACCATTCCGAATAGTGTTACGAGCATTGGCAATTCTGCTTTTGAAACTTGTAAAAGCCTAACAAGCGTGACTATTCCTGACAGTGTTAAGAGCGTTGGTCAATCTGCATTTAAAAATTGTCCAAAGCTTAAAAGCATTACAATTCCGGCAAGTATTACGAGCATTGGCTATGAAGCATTTGGATTTGATATTTCTTCTAATGAGATACCCGGTTTCAGGATATATTGCTACAAAGGCACTGCCGGTGAAAGATACGCCAAAGGTTACGGTCTTGTTTACAAACTTCTTGACGACAATCCCTACGTGACATCGACCCCCGGCAGCAACTGCGCAAACCTCAAATGGAATGCCGTTCAAGGTGCAGAAAAATACGCTGTTTACGGTCTTGTCAGAGGCAAATGGCAGAAGTTTTCTGAAACTGTAGATACTTTATACACGGTAAAAAATCTCAAGGCAGGCACCAATTACGAAGTCGCGGTCATAGCGATGTTCAGCGGCAAATGGAACACCGATTTCTCCAAAGCAATAACCGTCTTCGCCGACGAAAGCGCTGCTTCTAAATATCCCAAAGTCACGGATATTGATTACAACGAGCAGTATCACCAGTTCAAGTTGAGCTGGGATGCGGTTGACGGTGCCGAGAAGTACGGCGTGGCGGTATTTATCGCCAACAAGTGGAAGATCGTTACCCAGGATATCCCCGCAAACAAAACGAATTTCACTTCTCCCAAGCTCAAAGCAGGACAGACCTATAAGATGGTAGTCTGCGCCAAAGTGAACGGAAAGTGGGATACGGACAATATCAGCGAAAGAGCGGTCATTGTAAAAGTGATCTGA
- a CDS encoding ATP-binding protein: MWNGEIKVITGIIRCGKSVLLLDLFYQYLLEHDVSEEQIIKIELDQRRYYKYRNPIVLCEYVETLVNENKDRKLYLFIDEVQMTSKVVDKENGGIEVNIYDMLNELKAYKNLDVYVTGSNSKGLSNDIATEFRGRASQIHVYPLSFKEFCSAVSVDESKALDMYMLYGGMPRITSLDDEKDKKEYLSSLYRELYIKGIVERNGIEREDILNDILDFLASQISSLTNPTNISNALASMKNEKINPALVSNYVRHIMDSFLISEAKRYDVKGKTYFKYPNKYYYTDMGLRNARLNYRQFDPGHLMENIIYNELLRRGYSVDAGVVADRSNRRNMQKEIDFVVNDADKRIYIQSALRMNTEDKTDLELSSLMLTKDFFKKIVIRQDISHNYYDNNGIFHCSLIDFLLERVELF, from the coding sequence ATGTGGAACGGCGAAATCAAGGTCATTACAGGTATAATACGATGCGGCAAATCGGTGCTGCTGCTTGACCTTTTCTATCAGTATCTTCTTGAACATGATGTTAGCGAAGAACAGATCATAAAGATCGAACTCGACCAGAGGCGTTATTACAAATACCGTAATCCGATCGTACTTTGCGAGTATGTCGAAACGCTCGTCAACGAAAACAAGGATAGGAAGCTGTATCTGTTCATCGATGAAGTTCAGATGACAAGCAAGGTCGTGGACAAAGAAAATGGTGGTATCGAGGTCAATATATACGATATGCTCAACGAGCTGAAAGCATATAAGAACCTTGATGTTTATGTTACGGGCAGTAATTCAAAGGGTCTGTCCAACGATATTGCAACCGAGTTCCGCGGGAGAGCCTCGCAGATACACGTTTATCCGCTTTCGTTCAAGGAGTTCTGTTCAGCGGTCTCGGTCGATGAAAGCAAGGCGCTGGATATGTATATGCTCTATGGCGGTATGCCGAGGATAACTTCACTTGATGACGAAAAGGATAAAAAAGAATATCTTTCCAGCCTGTATCGTGAGCTATATATCAAGGGGATTGTTGAGCGAAACGGCATTGAACGTGAGGATATTCTTAATGATATACTTGATTTCCTTGCCTCGCAGATAAGCTCGCTGACCAATCCGACTAATATATCAAATGCTCTCGCTAGCATGAAAAATGAGAAGATCAATCCTGCGCTCGTTTCGAATTACGTCAGACATATAATGGATTCGTTCCTGATTTCCGAAGCTAAGCGATACGACGTCAAGGGCAAAACCTATTTCAAGTACCCGAACAAATATTATTACACCGATATGGGACTCCGAAACGCAAGGCTCAATTACAGGCAGTTCGACCCCGGGCATCTGATGGAGAATATCATTTATAACGAACTGCTGCGCAGGGGTTATTCGGTCGATGCTGGTGTAGTGGCAGACCGTTCCAATAGACGTAATATGCAGAAGGAGATAGATTTTGTTGTCAACGATGCCGACAAGCGCATATATATCCAATCCGCACTGCGAATGAACACCGAGGACAAGACCGATTTAGAGCTGTCTTCCCTTATGCTCACAAAGGATTTCTTCAAGAAGATCGTTATCAGGCAGGATATATCTCACAACTACTATGACAACAACGGTATTTTCCATTGCAGCCTTATCGACTTCTTGCTTGAACGGGTAGAGCTGTTCTGA
- a CDS encoding toxin-antitoxin system YwqK family antitoxin has protein sequence MKPSEIDVLSKEYVIEHGTEFHGEEICWGGDYGDLVCSSEGVPFTGLLFELYRNGNLAYYSYYEKGRQHGLSIRFHVSGNIESCGVFAGGFPVGKSYEWYDSGKLKLIRDHYKNDYHYKYTEYDENEDIVRQGEA, from the coding sequence ATGAAACCAAGCGAAATAGATGTATTATCAAAGGAATATGTTATAGAACACGGAACCGAATTTCACGGTGAAGAAATATGCTGGGGCGGCGATTACGGCGACCTGGTATGCAGCAGTGAAGGCGTTCCTTTTACCGGATTATTATTTGAATTATACAGAAACGGAAATCTTGCGTATTATTCGTATTACGAGAAAGGAAGACAGCACGGACTGTCCATACGGTTCCATGTTTCGGGAAATATTGAAAGCTGCGGAGTATTTGCGGGTGGATTTCCGGTAGGAAAATCGTATGAATGGTATGATTCAGGTAAGTTAAAATTGATAAGAGATCATTATAAAAACGATTATCATTACAAGTATACCGAATATGACGAAAACGAAGATATTGTAAGACAAGGTGAAGCGTAA
- a CDS encoding deaminase domain-containing protein, whose translation MKQPIEEGKFFPREVCSEYKILSEIERQIKNTPNISGKIKLFTELECCDSCSDVIAQFLERHTNIEIEIIYNGKRITK comes from the coding sequence TTGAAGCAGCCGATAGAGGAGGGCAAGTTTTTCCCACGTGAAGTATGTTCAGAGTATAAGATACTTAGCGAAATTGAAAGACAGATTAAAAATACGCCCAATATATCCGGTAAAATAAAGCTATTTACAGAGTTAGAGTGTTGTGATAGTTGCAGCGATGTAATAGCGCAATTCCTTGAACGACATACAAACATTGAAATAGAAATAATTTATAATGGTAAACGAATTACGAAGTGA
- a CDS encoding transposase, with the protein MHRNKNVRAWDCPKCETHHDRDVNAAINIRNEGMLIALG; encoded by the coding sequence ATTCACCGAAACAAGAATGTAAGAGCATGGGACTGTCCCAAATGTGAAACTCATCATGACAGAGATGTAAATGCTGCAATAAATATAAGAAATGAAGGTATGCTAATAGCATTAGGATAG
- a CDS encoding type II toxin-antitoxin system RelB/DinJ family antitoxin — protein MATRTANVTARVEPEVKAQAEAVMEKLGIPVSTAINMFYREIILWNGLPFRPSIPVNDVKARDEMTKEEFDQRMSVGLEQARHGMSTPADTVFDRLMGELGNE, from the coding sequence ATGGCAACAAGAACTGCAAATGTTACAGCAAGGGTCGAGCCCGAAGTAAAGGCTCAGGCTGAGGCTGTAATGGAAAAGCTTGGAATACCTGTTTCAACTGCAATAAATATGTTTTATCGTGAGATAATACTTTGGAACGGTCTGCCGTTTCGTCCCTCGATTCCTGTGAATGATGTAAAAGCACGTGATGAAATGACAAAAGAAGAGTTTGACCAGAGAATGTCCGTAGGGCTTGAACAGGCAAGACATGGAATGTCAACTCCTGCTGACACTGTATTTGACAGGCTGATGGGAGAACTGGGTAATGAGTAA